The DNA window CACATGGGTACCATATAGGCTTGCGTGCTTGGATCATTCACGGTATACACTTTTTACTATAAAAATCAGTTGGTTTTACATTACAATGTCGGTATCAAGAAATCAGCTAaagtttcattttcttaaatacCTCTTTCGTTATAGATTTGTACGCTTTCTAGAAGCTGTCGGTTCTCGATGTTTTCCTCTAGTAAAATTAAGAATTATACGGAAAGTAAGGAGTGCATGAGACCGAGTTTAAAATCAGTGGAATTAACAAATTGATTGTTACAGTCGCTTCGCTAGGTTTGTTCAGTTACTTATGCAAACtgtttttaattcaaaaagtgTGTGTTTCCAACTTTATTCTTCTTTGTTTGTGATGTTTTGAATCACCGAATTCCATGTTGCCCTGTCGCATCGTGTTTTCGCACCGTATTATCACGCCATCGCATCGTTTCTTTGCATCTTCGCTAGGTTTTATAGTAGTTTCATCCTAACCCATCTACACGGCGAAGGGTCGAAACGATGGCCCTGACAGAACACCGTACCTAGCTAACCGAATACTTGTTTGTACGGTGAAGTCATATGGCACCATACAAAGTGTTTTTCCGTCAGAAGCAACACCGACATTAAACCACTTTCAGGTCGTAGGGATAGTACAATGTAGAAATTGCGTTATATTCTGCATGTGCCTTTCTAATATGAAAGTATgccttttttttcatatttctttcaatgttcttttgatttgtattttgcaTGATAAAATTAACCATGGGAACTGATGCCTCAGATTGGGACGGCATCCGAACAAATTATACCTTGTGATGGAACAGGGACTCCGTTCAATGTGCGACAGCGAAAGTATAAAAACAATCGCGACATTGCAGGACTAATGTCATATCAATACAGCCTAAACCTACTTGATGATTAATCAATGTCTATTATTCTGTTTCACACATCAATTAGCTTGTGCACTTCCTCTTATGCTAAAGTTGAGGTATTACATACAGCATTTACCTCAAAAACATCCTATCACTGTAATTTTCAATATCTGTATGGTCATTTTTGAGCTTTCTATCTCTGTTTTTAACATATTAAGTAGAAAGTCTACAAAGATAAAAATGTTCGTCATGTCGTACTATGAAGTATTGACTGAGAAACCATTTTACATTTGAATTAAACAAAATCAGTTTTACATTTTAGCTCTGTAATAAAGACATATACAGTTTTTTACCGTGAAATAATACCTGAATTAAATGTACCAGACAGCCTATCATTAACTTAAAGTGGAAAGAAAGCCTGAGCATCAGCTGATGTTATATGACAACCACTATACGTTCATAACGctggaagaatttttaaaatcggacacctattgaaagaaatttatgaaCACAGATAACAACGGAGGCAGTTATTTTGgagtttatgatgtcatttacacactgctgaattatttatttagcaaatacccTTTTAGATAGACTACTTCCTATACTTTTTTGAGTACGAAGATGCAAATTTTATTCTAGCTCAAAAAAgtagagaaaatattttttcagaattatggaaaTATTGTCcatataaatatctaaaaatatgttAAAGTGGCAACATTGCTGTATGTTGCCcaggaaacaaaatggctgccaattGATCAAATACCTGAATGTTCATACCTTTCtcatttataaccatattttGAAAACCCTTTCACAGggttaaatgatttaagaagacCTATCTGACTGAATGGACTAAATGGAACATCAGAACAAGGTTGCCTTTCTTATGTGTCATTAattgaattaaataaaaactgttttattccATGAAATTATGTGCACTAACAAATAATCGCGTGAAATGTTACTATTAGTCATCGACTTTTGTTAGTAATAGGGAATATACTCATGTTATACGCAAATATACCATCATTTGACGTTTTCTTGGTTGCTAGAAACACGTCATTTATTTGAGAGATGAACAGCCAGGAAAACGGCATCTTTGATTCGAACACTTTCTCGCTGACACCTGTGTAAAGGACCATGGCTTCTTGGAGTTCACTGGTTCGCGTCGGGGACTGTAATTCTGAGTACTGTGTGAAAGAAAGTCAAACTATATCATACTAATACAGATCTTTTTTACTTCGAAACACCATTCCTCTTAATAAATACCTGTATCATCCCTGCTCTTGAATACTAATAATGCTTGGGGCAGTCTACACATTAGTTTAATGCGtgtaaaaaattaagaaagcggAATTGATGTACCTCTTATTGATCGAATATGTACACATTTATCAGAAATTGTTGTACGTTTTCATTATTTCACGTGTAAGTGTCTCCGCATCTATTTCAATGACAGTCAAACACATTGTATGAAATCACTACATAgtttaagaaattaaatacaacttagttttaagataattttatcTTAAATGAACATGTGACATTTAATAAACCCGTCTAAACGTCgagtgaataataataataaaatcacacCTTAAAATCCAATGCATTTGGTGAACATAAGATTTTCTTCCACAACTGCGTTTTCCATGTGGGGTTTTCATCACAACAAATGTCTATATTCTGATTTGTATCAATGAAAGCTATGACTCCAGCAAGTACAGGTGATATCTTCGATTCTAGGATCTTCAGACATGAGCGCCTTGAATGTATCAAGTTCAAATattatgttatttcatttaagaaGTAATGACTATGTACCTAcattttatcagttgataaaaAAGGGCTACGCGCTCGAGATATAATTATTACGCATGTAAATAAATTCATTACGGatagtgtaaaataaaatctggaaagtagatccctcgaaagcaccgagaacagtgaaaattgcagactcggtttgattttactgtattttcaacCCTTTggaagagcctatactgaactttcttttgtcttttagtaAATTCAATATCCAAAACTAGTCAAGAGTCTAAACTCATGAAATAATTGAGTGAAAGAAAAtcacatgctctttattataagcttactaAAACCGTACAAAAAATGACATGAAggaagttatttaagaaataataaatctgttcctatattttatcagttaataaaatatgggcaggagtgtggatgcgtaataattttaaaaatcacgagtgcgtagcacaaGTGGTTTgattattcgcatccgaacgactgctcatattttattaactgacaAAGTTATtggaatatatttattatttcgatctAACAACCCAAATAATTcccattttacagtactacattttcagcgtaatgcGACTTTCGgatcatatgcagttacaatttacccccatggttagaaagtgttgcgtAGCCAAtagaacgtatagatatttgttccttttttattagaattttgagaagtatttataaactagttatctaacagctcgcaaattattaatgaacagaataatcaaaTTAGATTAGTCGACCCTGTGTTACGCGttacttttatatgacgtcacatcattatgacgtcatacttcatataatacatttatgacgtcaccgctgaatcataattgagcttattgaattcgctcgtagagatcaaaacgtgttttacggtcctacacataagtcagtatgactttttagcataattatgtttttgaaatgttattttcaaccgtttggccctgaaacaATTCGTAtataatggaacagaagtagaatctcttaagTCACAATCGTATGAgatgaaatgtaacagccaaacATTTTTATCGTAGATTTATGTATAGGATATTtcgctatatatttatatagcaattgttgtggatcgtgttagaataacgATTTcatcatgtaaacaaacctgtacaacattttacaataaatattttccacACATGAATAAactaattgttgatataattgtcaattacatgcccttacaaaaatcattttcttcaagttgtgtaaacagtttaagttgtaaactGATGTGAATATCCAGAAAATGCCGAATTGCTTACAAATATATAATCACACTTAAATTGCACAGTGTCAGTACGGATCCACTACTGTTAAATTTGATAACAGTGACCCTTTGTGTTACAATATTTGCAGCACATTCCTTCTGAACAGTCatagaaatgcttcaaaattagTACAGCATGAGATGattaattgaaatgatgaaaataacaACAGTCTACGTGTGTTGTTATACATATGTGAAACcagtttattttgtaattttttattgttGGATCTACattatactttttatatcaaattttgtgtaaaccacGTTATCATCACTGAGTACAAAAGATAATCTTAGCTAAAAGGCCATAACTTAAATATCTTTCTTAAAGTCGTAAAAGTTCATGAATggaatttatgcatttttttttattcttagacactactaaactttctagcAGGGCCTCAGCACAActtaatttattgaaaataattgtaagccatgagaaaagtgtgcaagTTGTGTATCGAATACaaagaattttaaacaaatgtagatCATATtgtgtctgcctgatcagttaaTGGGAAAAGGACCTATGTagattttctttcacttttgaccactgcttttatgttggcttcagtacATTGGTCAATttagagttgttccccttagatctTCTTGGGTTTGTACCATCTCTAacagatatctattagtttacttcccttgcaattatacATATGAGTGGAAAATAAAAACGGGCATCTACTCTGTAAGCATTAtcgccctatgaagtttgaaggttctaggtcaaatggttgtccagttattgatagaaaatgaagtgTGGCGGACGGATGGCccctttaacctttacctttgatggagtgacccaaaaacaaaatgggtcatttactctgtaagtcctatcaccctataaagtttgaaggttctatgtcaaatggttttCAAGATACTGGTCGGAAATGAATTTCTATGTTctggcccctctgaccttgacctttaatagtgactcCAAAAccaactctgcatgtccaatcattcagtgaagtttcaacattctgggtcaagttattctcaagttattgatcggaaagggtTTTCCCTGTTCTGgcctctgtgactttgacctttaacagagtaatcaataggggtcatctactttgcatgttcaatcattctatgaagtttcaacattctgggtcaagaggttctcaagttctttatcggaaatggttttccatgttcatgcccctgtgacattgacctttgatggagtggcccaaaaacaatagaggtcgtctGCTCTATAacccctgccaccctatgaagtttgaaagttctaggccAAATGGTTCTtcaattattgatcggaaatgatgtgtgacagacggacggatggacagggcaaaacaatatgtctcccctagtGGAGGGACATAAATatcaatcaaaattttatatcGAAGATAATACAGTTTTACTTTGGGTCACAATGTGACACCTGAACAGGATTAATACAGGACAGTTAGGACTTATATTAATCGGTATTTCCTATGTCTATATAAAGCAGTAGCaactgtgaaaaaaaattttcaataacATAATAACATCTTAGTTTCTGAAAGAAGTAAGAAGTGAATACTTTATTCAAAGTTTATGAAGTCTATGCAATTTCTTAACAAAGTACACATGACTGATGACGACACTCAAATAAGCAAATAGTGAAAAACACACTGATCACTGGTCAGGACATTTCGGCATACAGCTATGTAAACACTAGAGCCTCGACAACTGGACCAAGAGTTATTTACTGTTATAATAATTGTATTTACGGTGCCTGCACTAACTGCAATGGAGAAATGTTTAACTTCACTGTCAGATAGATGACACAGATGTTGAACTGGCATCTTACCGGTACGGTACACCGGCAAACACGGTGACACTTGATTCAGACTAACAGATAAATATCAGTGATGTATTACTGTAATTTGTATCACTACCACTTAGCTCGGGTCCTTTGACTAATACtagtaaaacatattaaaataatacattaaaacagcaaaaatgttaaataaagctAATCAAATTTAGAAACAACAGGTTTATAATGTACATAatcaaaataaagtatatattttgtattaccTGAATGTACCAGCCTCACTTATTTTGTCTGATGATGTTGCCTCTTTCGTCATCCAGTCACTTGGCTCGATCAAATATTGGTTTATTGATTCTTTCTCCGATAACAACTTTGCAACAACACAACACACTCCGTACAGAAAGGAAAATGTATCATCTAAAGTGTACGAAAGTCGTTTTGAGTAATTGTTTATAGAATACAAAAACAGTAAACACACACATAAGAGTATTTCATGCTTCTCTATGATTTACCGAAAGATTCCGTGATGTTATTGAATAGGGCAGCAATACTATACTGGCATTTTTGCAGCTTCCATGGGCGAGTGGTTAAGCTGCGgtggttcgaaacctcgcttcgGGTGTAGAACTCTTTCATGTGAGGacaccatccagctggcttacgtaaggccggtggttctacccaggtgcccgcctatGCTTGAAATAATGTCTGGATGGGCACCTACGGTCTTCCTTGTCCATCCAAAACTggtttcgtttgtttgttttgggtttaacgccgtttttcaacagtcatgtaacggcgggcagtaaacctaaccagtcttcagtacaaacctgttctccgcatgaaATAGAGATGGAAGACGaccgatttcagacacaatgtattttatcagaTCCTAACGGAGTCttgcccagggatcgaactcacgaccccgcgatccgtagatctgtgctctccctattgagctaagcgggcgggctatccaaaactggaaagttgccataattACGACCTATAATTGTTTCTGTCTGacgataaacccaacaaaatactggcattttatttacataagcCTAAGATTAACATCTTGAAAAGTATATAGTgctgaataaaatatacagttatACTAAGACGACCACTGTCCTTACAAACATACCATCAGTGTTTGCTGCAAATAGAAGCTTCATCACTAATTCTACTCtcattttctctctctctctattttCATCGACGTCTTTTACGGAAGAAAGTGCAGCTTGTACACACTTCAGTATAAGTCCTTTTATCCTTGCCAGGCTTACGCTTTCACTGTCTTCTGTCTCCGAAGTTGCTTGTGAACTATTACAAAAAAAAGCAAAGCAATATTTTtggtaaatatcaaaattaagctaTACGTTTTTACTTCATATTTCCTAGAAGTTATATCATTCGTGCATACATGCTAAAGGATGAAAATATAAGAAGAAAAGTAGAACCCTTGACAGCATCCAGCAAACGCATATCTATAACCTCTTCCAATGCAATACCAAAATGGCTAGAATTGTAAAGACCGAGTTCGTTTTAAAATCATCCACAAATAATCGTTTTACAATGCTTTTATCGAAACAGTTTAcaatctcaaggtcactgtgaccttaaccggTGAGGTACTGATCCCAAAAGCAATAACGGGTATCTCTTGCCCACATGCACTCGTCTTACGAACTTTGACGACCACAAGCCTTAATGTACTCCAATTAACGTACGAAATGTAATTTATTCAGTAAATATTGATCGGAACCCAAATGGTCTACCGACGGACCAACAGACAGATCGACCAGCAGACAAACAAACAATGAGCTAAACGATATCCCTCTTACTGGAAGGTGTAATACAAATGAAAGGTCCAGaaaacacaaaacaacaacagacATAGATGACAGAAAAAGTGAGACTCTAGCAAAATACAAACCAAcattaaattcaattttgttaACCAAAACAAGAAACCCATAAAACGAGTAAATTTGAGCTATTAGTAAACTTATGCATTTGATAATCTTATCTGATGTATGCACCAAGAGCATTACTTTTGAGGGCATGACTGGGAACAAGTAAGATAAgaactagagttgcttttgagaaaagcgcatgtctcccacaactgcctaatcatctaaatagcaagtcagtctttatatactgtttactcactacagatatacctttgaagagtaaaaaggccgatttgggtaattcaagggccataattctggagtgcCTCAGACGATTTGACTAGTTGATGAACCTGGCCAatgagttatggtcaaaaacatttggttcaagtttggtgaagatcggatgagaaatgttggacttagagCGCAGacgagagtaaaaaggccgattttcggttaTTCAATGGctataattccaaagtgcctggactgatttggctagttaccgaacttggccgaggacttatggtcaaacacattttgttcaagtttggtgatgattggatgagaaatgttcgactaagagCACAGACAAGAGTAGAAAGGCCGATTTtccgtaattcaagggccataactccgaagtgcctggaccgatttggctcattatcgaacttgccctactagagcgcatgcacattcatcaagcctaaaaggactcctatactactcagattgcatgcacattcctggagccaaaaggactcctatactactcatgagtagtagtataggggtccttttggctccaggaatgcgcctaaaatctgagcgtttttcggtaattcaagggccataattccgaagtgcctgggccgattttggctagttatcgaacttggccgaggacttattggcacacatattttgttcaagtttggtgaagatcagatgagaaatgttcgacttacagtgcggacaagctttgtgacagacagacagacagacagacagacacgcagacaggagtaaatcaatatgtctcccacaccactgtgtggtgggagacataattaactatCTCCGTCTGTTATGTGTAGGATTTCGCAGAAAGGCATCATACATCCTAAAACTGCAATTCAAACACATCTTGGATAACCTTGCGTTTATCACACTCATACCTTTTTACTGCAGATTCAAGAAGTTGAGCCACTGAACGACCTTGCATTTCATACAAGAGAGGAAGATTCCTGTCTTCTGGGTAAAGGTCATCTATATGAACAGACTGCCACACACCACACTATGAAAAGATTAAACATGACACGGTATACATACATCTGTATATCAAGCTTCCAAGACATTAACTTAACTAATGAATCCCAGGTAACTGAACGAAGCTCTCCTCTCTGGATCAATGATACTGTTTCTAGGTAGAGGGACAGGaacgtctaccatgcatcccACGAAGATATtattcataggtaccaaattgttttgTCGTCATTTCCACACAGTGAACGGTTGTCACTGAAACAgggaaattattaatatttcaagttttttcatgggaacaatTTTAGTTAAAAATTGTTGGTCCTGTCAAACAACTTGGTACCATCAAAATGTCTAGGGGATGCATGGCGGATGTTGCTGGCCCTTGACCTATTTCATTTTTAAGTCGTAAGTGAACGGAATTGGATCATATAAATCAAAAGAGGTACAGTATATGGAATGTACTTCTCTAAAATATGACCAACTAATATTGTCTCTGAATAGTCATTTACATTACGAAGCACAAGGAAGTTTTAAGGATAAAACATACCAATATTGTCAAAGACATTCTTGAATTTCTTTAGTGTCCTATTACACTGCATATGGGCTTAACGCGTCAGATATTACGCATAAACTAAAATGAGGAGTTAAAGTGTACATACTTCGGATTCCTATATTTGAAGTTAAAGATGTATATTTTTAAGACTATACCTGGAATCCGGCAAAACAACCACCAGCTATCCGTGGTAAATGtacaataaatatcatatggACAGGATATTCAAGCTCGTCCCGTAGTTTTTCGAATACATCTAGTGCACAAAATCGGGCACAAGCAATGAGATTGGCGTTTACGTGTCCTGAATCACACTGAACAATCACAAGAATTGGCTTTTCTGCATGAGTCTTTAAATGTTGCCTGCAATGTAAGCGCGATATACACAGTACATCTGTGTACTTGTCTTATCCCAAGTATATGTCAGATAATTAGTGTTTTCGTAAATAAAGAAAAAC is part of the Mercenaria mercenaria strain notata unplaced genomic scaffold, MADL_Memer_1 contig_4713, whole genome shotgun sequence genome and encodes:
- the LOC128554096 gene encoding E3 ubiquitin-protein ligase rnf213-alpha-like, encoding MTSDVLTKRLLNFRNEELHVGEMFIGYHEDAWSAVVLHVWEANKAMIETNDETEFEEMILEKAKATLLLCATPDAVLRLKWSDLPSDEQKQLAKLYFKDQAHGSFLEYLEQKLVTEKCEQLFSQITTHSKLLGNVHKNDISQACNVDVSQILLIESLSSFDTEQQFTGKVQQHLKTHAEKPILVIVQCDSGHVNANLIACARFCALDVFEKLRDELEYPVHMIFIVHLPRIAGGCFAGFQCGVWQSVHIDDLYPEDRNLPLLYEMQGRSVAQLLESAVKSSQATSETEDSESVSLARIKGLILKCVQAALSSVKDVDENREREKMRVELVMKLLFAANTDDDTFSFLYGVCCVVAKLLSEKESINQYLIEPSDWMTKEATSSDKISEAGTFRRSCLKILESKISPVLAGVIAFIDTNQNIDICCDENPTWKTQLWKKILCSPNALDFKYSELQSPTRTSELQEAMVLYTGVSEKVFESKMPFSWLFISQINDVFLATKKTSNDDTDKLYQSMLSLLKEIPLCRLLIDVDDDVFVNEGFGDYLNDFVCSMYHNGSQEEHRVVCNSLGKRAMSLYSDSTERTLLTVMVCVHLAYDDMVHGMSYFRLINSIWSDCSKQILALEVKDQNHSILKGNDIVSV